AATGGAACCTTGTGATAAGATATGCCATTCGTCATGTGATGAGATGGACTCGGTCGCACAGGATCAAGTGAAGTTTACTTCAGGTAATCGAACGAACTTCGAATCACATGATCACATCAAGTATGAACCTTGTGATGACTTGGATTTGGAAACATTTCAGGAGGAGTCAATTGCAGAGGTGATTAAACGAGAACCGACAGATACTGAACCTTTCAGGTCAGAATCTGAGTATGTCGCACTCGCAGCTGGCAAAATAAAGTCTGAGCCGGAAGAtttccattttggggaaatgAACTCTGTTAAAACAGAAATACAATTGACAACTTATCCCGAAATGCCTGATGTGTACATTTCTGGAGAGATGCAAACATTTCCATTTAAAGGGACACCAGAAAAGTTGGTTATagtgtctgacatgtctgaaggaGTTCAAACCAAGGCTGAATCTGTATCTGACAGTCATTTCGAtaacactacatgtacaccGGTAGACCTTGCTGATGTTTCCACAAGTAGTTCTCACAAGTTAGAACCAAGAACTATCCAGAAGCAAAGCCCAGTAGATAAAGGATTATCATTGGGGGTAGCCAATGCCATTCTGGTGTTCAGTTTGTCTGCTGTGCCACCTCATCTGTTGCAGGTACCGATGCCCTTGATTAGTCCTGCATGTGCGCTGTCCAGTGGAGGAACAGTCGCGATGACGAACATGGCTGTACCAGTGCAGAATAAAGGTCCAGCTGTAAGTATTGTACTAGAAATTTGTATCCAACAGAAGTAGTTTGGTATGGATGTAGGTTTGCGATTGTCAATTTGCCTGTCCGTCCTACAGTGCATTGAACAGAGGCATTAACTCGGAGATATGTAGTCAGATTGGTTTCTTATTACTGTGGGATTCAATTGGGATGTTCAGGCCGGATAGGTGCCTGGCCATTTTTGGTCCTATCAAATATCCGGTATGGCCGCAAGCAGCTATCTTGGATTTCGTATTCAGTCGTGTTATTGTAGAATGAGTTTCCCGATCGGCTTTAATTTCCTGTGTATGGCATGTCTGTGTGGGTTGGGAGAGGTGCCCAATAACTTCTTGGCCTAATCTGATATGGGCCCACCGGCTCAGGCCTCGATATTTGCTTTTAGAAGGGCACAGCAAATTTTGCCGAAAAAAGGGCTTTTGTCGGTTTGGTGAAAAAGGGCACACTTTGATGAgaatcaatgaaaacaaaattgacTTCGTGATGGAAGAAATATGAAGGGCATCGCGACAACAGGAGAGGGCACCAGAGGAAATTGCCTTCGATGCTTCTGATAAATTTGGTCCCTGTGCGTGCCAGGCCTTTGTTACTTGCCCATTTCTTACCTTCTTGGTACGACACAGTATGTTTCCACATCTGTATTGTCACTTTTCACTAAGGGCCCAAAAGATCAAAGGTCTACGTCACTGGTCCAAATTTAGCAAGGCTTATGCCGAAAGTACTTGTGCCACTGACATTGTAATGATCATTTGTCTTAACCAAATTTGTAACAATTTTAGTCATTCTTTATTCAGTTAGGACAACCAGACACAGGGACAGCATTGACTGGCATTAGTCCACTCATTCAGAATAAGATTATAGGTGAGTGTACTGCCACTGACTTTTGTGACCCATTACATTGGAATTGGTATAATTTGGATCATAGACAACTTGTCATCCGCTTAATTTTCGTGggcattttttggggggaaacTTAATTAACGAAAAAATCAATCTTGAAAAAAGAGGATACCGCCGGTATTCAGTAAGCCACCAAACCAAACATCGtgaggtgtttttttctgaaatttccgAAAATCGCAAAAATTCAAAGATGCACAAATTGTGCAGATGGAGTTATGTTGGGGCTGAGTGTTTAATTGGAAGCTTGGTGTTGATACCACTCTGGTCTTATTGTTAGATCTCATATGATGCCAGATGAAGCAGTCAATGAAaaaccctgacccctgatctcGATGATCTACACCAAAAGAAACGATTGATGATCAGGGGTCAACATTTATTCCCCAGAGGACAAAGTAAATAAACAGGATTTCAATACAGGCCCGCGAGTCCTAGGTTCAACTTTTGTAACATTTCACAAAGTCTGCAAAGTTTTTACAATTTGGGCAAAATCCATTCTCTACAAATGGTCGAAAAAATATTACTATGTTAAATTGACCTTGCAGCCCCAAGTAATGTAGCCTGAACATAAAGCCACTCTTTTTTATCGCAGGGCCTACTCCAGTGCGTTCCACCAGAAAACGTCaaacccaaagaagaaaaaatgtaATCAAGAATCGAAAAACTTGTAATGGAGTGCATGGTGGTTTACTTGGGAGTTCATTACTTGAAGTGCAGCCTTTGGTAACTTCTGAACAAGCTGCCGAATCAGCATTCCTTTTAGACAGGCCTTCTGAAAGTTGCAAAAAACCAGCAGGATCAGAACACCTTGTGGACAAATCTTCGAAGGAATTCACAAACGGTGCAAAACAAACAGCCACACTTTCATCTAGCAGAAAAGATGTCCTTAAATGTAGAATTTGTGGTATACAGTTAACTGATCTGCGCAGCCTCAAGATGCATGAGTATGATCACGTCAAGAAGACAGCTTATGCGTGTCAACATTGTGGTATTAGATTTTCTGCGAAGACCTATCTTACTGATCATGAGTTGAAAAATCATTCTGGAGAAAAGCCATTCAAATGCAAATACTGTGTGAAAAGGTTTTCCCGGAAGCCCAGGCTTCTACTACATGAAAAATCCCATACTGGTAAAGAGGCATTCAAATGTCAGTATTGTGAAATGTGTTTTGATTGTGATAGTTCTCTTGCAGGTCATGAGTGTATTCACTCTGGTGAACAAGGTTGCAGgtgcaaatattgtgaacgTACATTTTCTAAGCCGTCTGATGTTACAAATCATGAGCAGACGCATGTtggtgaaaaaccatttggGTGTAAATATTGTGAGAAGAGATTTGTGCACAGATCTGCCCAAAGAAAGCATGAGCGTTTTCATGGTGAAAAGGCATTTCATTGTAACTATTGTGACAAAACGTTTTATCAGAAATCAGATTGTGCCAAACATGAGGGGGTACACACACAAAATACTGTGGGAAGATCATACGCGTGTAAATATTGCGAGAACTGTTTTAAACACAAGATCCAGCTTACCAAACATGAGCGAGCGATGCATGCTGAATTCATGCTTTTCAAGTGTAAAACCTGTGGGAAAGAATTTTCCCAAAAAAAGCACCTTGCCTGTCATGAATATATTCATTTAGATGAAAAACCACTGAAGTGTCAGTATTGTGATAGGCGGTTTATTCTAGTACGTGATCTTACAATACATGAGAACATTCATGTTGGTAAAAAAGCATTTAAGTGTGAATTTTGTGACGAGAGGTTCTTTCGGCCGTCCGAGGTTACAACACATGAACGcatccatactggtgaaaaGCCATTTAAGTGTAAATTTTGTGAAACGACATTTGCTTTGAAAACTGACCGCAGAGAACATGAAGGTATTCATAAAGGTATTCATATTAATAGGCCATTCCAGTGTACGTCTTGTGAAAAGAGTTATGCAAGGAAGTCGCACCTCAAGGTTCATGAGCGTAgtcacactggtgaaaaaccttTTATCTGTACATATTGTGGGAAAGGGTTTTCTTCCAGGACAAATCTTAGACAGCATGAATACACTCACGCTGCTGCAAAACCTTTCAAATGcaagtattgtgagaaatctTATGGCCAGAAGGGCCTCCTTTCTGTACATGAGCGGACTCACACGGGTGTTAAGCCATTCATTTGTCAGTCATGTGGGAAAGGGTTTTTCACCAAAGCGAATCTGTTGAGACACGAGTATAATCACACTGGCGAAAAACGGTACAAGTGCAAATATCTGTCCTGTGGAAAGCCGTTTTCTGAAAAGCATGATCTGATGAGACATGAATACATTCACACTGGGGAAAGTCCTTTCAAATGTAAATATTGTGGCAAAGGGTTTTCGCGGCAAACTGATGTTCCTAAGCATGAgcgtattcatactggtgaaagGCCATTCAAGTGTGAATATTGTGCAAAAAGTTACCCCCTAAAAAACCAGCTTACTGTTCATGAATTCTCCCACACTGGTGTAAGACCGTACAGGTGTAAAGATTGCGGGAAAGGGTTTTCCTACAAGAGCTCTCTTGCAAGTCATAAAATTATTCACAGCGGTGAAAGACCATTTCAGTGTCAAGACTGTAAGAAACAGTTTATGAGGAAGACTGATCTCACTAAACATGAGAAAATTCATCTTATTGGGAAATGAACGTTTTTGTTGTGAAAGTCCGTCCTTGCTTGACCGGTATCTAATTTACCATggtctaaaatgaccattgcctAAATTACtgttgtctaatttaccatggtctaaaatgaccattgcctAGATTACCGTTGTTTAATTTACTTTGTCTAAATTACCGTTGTCTAATTGACTGGTGTCTGACTATACCTGGATATGTGGCTCCTTGTTGTATGTACTTTGTATATAACTATgttgttttacaataaaattaGAGTTAGAGTTAGATGGAATATAAAGTCTTTATCAGCATCTGTGTGTTTGTATGTATCTCAAACTTggctggtggtctctactatactgtctgtcaagaaatgctgtattgagtgacgcaGCATCCTCCTCTTTAGAACCAGGCCCTCCATTTGCTTCTATGCTCCAACAAAGATCTGAAAAAGGAAAGTACTTCTAAAGTACAATTGATAGGCAACGATtccacacagagggggttaatcTTAAGAGAAAGAAGGTATATCCATTTATAGCCAAACGGTATGAGAGGGTTAATAgtaaccttgttcctaggaaaaagttaaacatttcttgatacattacacctgcaattttcatctttttaaacctgggtacaaggttgttgATCAACCCTTGCAGCCCGTTTGGTTCGGACcttgggaatatt
This genomic window from Lineus longissimus chromosome 13, tnLinLong1.2, whole genome shotgun sequence contains:
- the LOC135497929 gene encoding zinc finger protein 271-like, whose amino-acid sequence is MSHQTTVNMEGNCDFKMDSGLQIKAETCVPSSSDMEAVSGDLVRTETWDQIKMEPCDKICHSSCDEMDSVAQDQVKFTSGNRTNFESHDHIKYEPCDDLDLETFQEESIAEVIKREPTDTEPFRSESEYVALAAGKIKSEPEDFHFGEMNSVKTEIQLTTYPEMPDVYISGEMQTFPFKGTPEKLVIVSDMSEGVQTKAESVSDSHFDNTTCTPVDLADVSTSSSHKLEPRTIQKQSPVDKGLSLGVANAILVFSLSAVPPHLLQVPMPLISPACALSSGGTVAMTNMAVPVQNKGPALGQPDTGTALTGISPLIQNKIIGPTPVRSTRKRQTQRRKNVIKNRKTCNGVHGGLLGSSLLEVQPLVTSEQAAESAFLLDRPSESCKKPAGSEHLVDKSSKEFTNGAKQTATLSSSRKDVLKCRICGIQLTDLRSLKMHEYDHVKKTAYACQHCGIRFSAKTYLTDHELKNHSGEKPFKCKYCVKRFSRKPRLLLHEKSHTGKEAFKCQYCEMCFDCDSSLAGHECIHSGEQGCRCKYCERTFSKPSDVTNHEQTHVGEKPFGCKYCEKRFVHRSAQRKHERFHGEKAFHCNYCDKTFYQKSDCAKHEGVHTQNTVGRSYACKYCENCFKHKIQLTKHERAMHAEFMLFKCKTCGKEFSQKKHLACHEYIHLDEKPLKCQYCDRRFILVRDLTIHENIHVGKKAFKCEFCDERFFRPSEVTTHERIHTGEKPFKCKFCETTFALKTDRREHEGIHKGIHINRPFQCTSCEKSYARKSHLKVHERSHTGEKPFICTYCGKGFSSRTNLRQHEYTHAAAKPFKCKYCEKSYGQKGLLSVHERTHTGVKPFICQSCGKGFFTKANLLRHEYNHTGEKRYKCKYLSCGKPFSEKHDLMRHEYIHTGESPFKCKYCGKGFSRQTDVPKHERIHTGERPFKCEYCAKSYPLKNQLTVHEFSHTGVRPYRCKDCGKGFSYKSSLASHKIIHSGERPFQCQDCKKQFMRKTDLTKHEKIHLIGK